A genomic window from Streptomyces sp. MST-110588 includes:
- a CDS encoding hemerythrin domain-containing protein has product MSATEAPREAPRPDQDVVALLMAQHGEIRNLFDEVEQATGDARRDAFQRLVRMLAVHETAEEEVVHPYVKRSVDGGQEIVADRLAEERSAKETLGRLEDMDTDDPKFGAELLILRTDVMEHARAEERYEFAQLRRLKDSARLAAMAKSVKAAEATAPTHPHPGVESGLKNMALGPLAAIVDRTRDAIRNAQQKKE; this is encoded by the coding sequence ATGAGTGCGACCGAGGCACCTCGCGAGGCACCCCGGCCCGACCAGGACGTCGTCGCCCTTCTGATGGCACAGCACGGCGAGATCCGTAACCTCTTCGACGAGGTCGAGCAGGCCACCGGTGACGCCCGTCGCGACGCCTTCCAGCGGCTGGTGCGGATGCTCGCGGTGCACGAGACGGCCGAGGAGGAGGTGGTGCACCCGTACGTCAAACGGTCCGTGGACGGCGGCCAGGAGATCGTGGCCGACCGGCTGGCGGAGGAGCGGTCCGCCAAGGAAACCCTCGGCCGGCTGGAGGACATGGACACCGACGACCCCAAGTTCGGTGCCGAACTGCTGATCCTGCGCACCGATGTGATGGAGCACGCCCGCGCCGAGGAACGGTATGAGTTCGCCCAGTTGCGGCGGCTGAAGGACTCCGCGCGGCTGGCGGCCATGGCCAAGAGCGTCAAGGCCGCCGAGGCGACCGCGCCCACGCATCCGCACCCGGGCGTGGAATCCGGGCTCAAGAACATGGCTCTCGGGCCGCTGGCGGCCATCGTGGACCGTACCCGTGACGCCATCCGCAACGCCCAGCAGAAGAAGGAATGA